The DNA segment TTCTCTAAATTATATTCTAAAAGGATTTACAAATAGGTTAATACTACTCCTCTTACAAACTTGCCTTTACCTATGGATTCACCCTTTTCTAGCTtaaattcatatattcattcatCTACTCAAAACCCTAATTCTTACTACTTGTCTTCCTCACATGCACATATAAAACGGTTAATGGAGGGATAGCTAGAGTATATTTACCAAATAAAAATACCACTTTTGGAgctcttttaaaataatatttgtatacAGACATAAGCAatctatataatatatttagtgATCGCAACACTACTCGAATCTGCGGGTACTCACCCCATCCCTACCCGTTCGAGGCGGGTAATTACCCGCCCCGCATCGGAGGCGGGTTTTGAGCGAGGCGGGTTTTCAGGAGGGGCGGGACCGGTCGGATTTAGGTAATACTCGTTTCTACCTGTCCCGTCTAGGGTTTAATGTTTTACTACTCGCGGGTAGAAGTGGGGCGGGTTTTATGCGAGTTGTTGTACGACGGGACGAGATCGAATAGAGCAAAAAACTCGTCCCTACCCATCCCGTTGCCAccctaaatatatttttcatagaATACTATTTTTTAAGCTACAATATAAATCAACATTAACCAATAGGACGTAGctgaaaaaaatgatttttttatttgtgtgcTTTTTTTTATGGACTGGGATGTGGGTGCTTAACCcatgtaaaaataatatattagtgAAACAATGGACTACAAGCCCAAATTATCTAAGCTTATGTACCGAACCAATCGGGCCGGTgcttttaaattctaattttgccATTGCCGNNNNNNNNNNNNNNNNNNNNNNNNNNNNNNNNNNNNNNNNNNNNNNNNNNNNNNNNNNNNNNNNNNNNNNNNNNNNNNNNNNNNNNNNNNNTTCGTTACATAGAAAAATCGTGCTTCCAGGCTTCGGTCAAGGCTTTGGTCccctgacaaaaaaaaaaggcttTAGTCAAATTCAATTTATGTAACAATGTCCAAAAAAACATAAAAGGATCCCTTTATTCAGATAATGTGAAAGCAAGTTAAGCGCATTTTGCAAAGTGATGAAAGCTAGATAGATGTAGGTCACAAGTTTCATGTGTATTTTAGTGAGAGGCAGTTGCCTTGTTGCAGTCATCAAACTTTATTAAATCCTAACCACCTTATCTCTTTTGGCTGACATTGTTGCAGTTGCAGCACCTCATTTTACATTTCATTATTTatcccaaaaccctaaacaaagAAACGCATCGTCTATCTATCTGATCTAGGTCACTTGTTCTTGCCTTGGGTTAAGCTTTTTGGTACTTTCTTGGGTCATACTCTGTTTAAGTGTTTACTCTATTGCTCACTATTGAATAGTCTGAGACACCAGTACAATTATGGGGGTCCCACACTCGTGCCATTGGATGGTTTTGTATTCCACATGTGGTGGCTCCATGACCATGACAACCATGCATCAACCAACTTAATtatctctctatatatatatttgaacaATTATTGATGCTGTCCATCTCATTCACTCAAGTTtagtcttttatttattattattcatcaaATTTGACCCAAACTTATCCCAGCTGGCAAAAGATGTCGGTCCCCGGAGATGATTTTGTCGCCAACACATGAGTATAATTGTATAAATGCTTTTAACATGTTCAACACATAATTAACTGAATCTGCACAAATGCATGTTACTTTCATTTTAACAGCAGCAAGTTGAAAAGGTTCTATCCGATTCTCTCTCATAAaactttcctttttgttttatcACAAACTTCAAATGCATTATTATGATCCCCTTGCTAATAGTATAACATAATATTAGGCCtgaacaagaataataaatttctttctGCTATGTACGTTTGAACTACTTCGTTAAAGTCCataggaaaaatcaaaaaacataATTGATTCATTTGTCATAATCTATAACAAATAGTAACTGGTAGGTTGGTTGGCTGggtgcaataataataaataggtCACGACTCACGAGCTAGTTTGTGGTCTAAAATCGAAATTACTAAAAATCtcaagatgaaaatgaaaaccCTGAGAATACTTGCagcaaatataataaaattctgAAAGGTACAGAAAACCATGCATGGTTCGGTAATTGTAGCTAAGCTAAGGAGTAAAAGAATTATATTAATAAGGTTGGTTGGTTACAAATTGAATAATGCAGGCATCAATTCTATATTTAAATCTAAAagtttttaaatgatatatattgaattattgaattTCATGATTAGCGAAATACATACTACACGTAAAATGTGAGAGGCTAGACACGTCATTATTTGGTAATGGTAATTAGAAGAAGGGTGCAATGTGAATGTGAAGCATGTCCATGTAGGACCTAATTAATGGCAAGCTGGCAATGCTTGTCAGTACATAGTCACTCACTCATCAGTCATCACTAATCTTAGCTTCTTTATTTCTTATATACACCACACACCACTTCAATTCCTGAATCTTCTTCACTTCCAAAATGgagaagcaaggaagagtgttcttcttctccctcaCAGTCACAGTGCTGCTCTTCTCCCTGCTTTCTTCGACGGCCAATGGCCACAACATCACACGCATTCTGGCATCCCACCCCAGCCTCTCCACATTCAACCACTACCTCACACTCACACACCTCGCCGCCGAGATCAACCGCCGCCAGACCATCACCGTCCTCGCCCTCGACAATTCCGCCATGTCCTCCCTCCTCGACAAGCACCTCTCCATCGGCACCCTCAAGAATGTCCTCTCCCTCCACGTCCTCGTCGACTACTTCGGCGCCAAGAAGCTCCACCAGATCACCAACGGCACCACCCTCGTCTCCTCCATGTTCCAGGCCACTGGCACTGCCGCCGGAACTGCCGGCTACGTCAACATCACCAACCTCAAGGGCGGTAAAGTAGGCTTCGCCTCCGAAGACAACGACGGACTCCACTCCTTCTACGTCAAGTCCGTCCAAGAAATCCCCTACAACATCTCCATCCTCGAAATCAGCAGCGCATTGAGCTCCGCCGAAGCAGAAGCACCCACCGCCGCCCCCAGCCAGATCAACATCATCAACATCATGTCCAAGCAAGGTTGCAAGTCATTCGCAGACTTGCTCAGACCTTCCAAGGCTCTTCCAACTTTTCAGGACAGCGTGGACGGTGGCTTGACCGTGTTCTGCCCCACGGACACCGCCGTCAGCGGTTTCATGCCCAAGTACAAGAACCTCACGGATGCGCAGAAGATATCGGTGCTGCTGTACCACGGAGTGCCCGTGTACCAGTCGCTGCAGATGCTGAAGTCAAACAACGGGGTTATGAACACTTTGGCGACAGAAGGAGCGAACAAGTTCGACTTCACGGTGCAGAATGACGGCGAAGATGTGAAGCTTGAGACCAAGGTTGATACGGCGAGCATAGTAGGGACACTGATTGACCAAGATCCCTTTGTTGCGTACAAGATCAGCAAGGTTCTGATGCCGAGGGAACTCTTCAAGGGGATTCAGGAGGAGGAGAGCGATGCGCCGGCAGAGTCCCCTAAGGCCTCCAAGAAgggcaagaagaagaaggcgTCGCCGGCGGCTGATGCCCCGGCAGATGGGCCAGAGTCCGATTCGGAAGATCAGAAGGCTGCCGATGATAACGCTGCTGACAGCAATGCTGCCAGATTCGGCATGCTGTTTTTCAGTTTAATTATTGCAAATTTGGTTctatagttaattaattaattattatttgcaTTTTGCATAATGGAGTGTCGGCAGCTTCCAAGCCCCCATGTCAATGTGAGAAagattcttttcttttccttttttctttttttaattttatattatttgtgaAGGAAATAAAACAGTGATACCCACATGTTTGAGAGGCACtgtccttttccttttctttcttcttcttttttttcttaggtttatatttgtttgtttttatgatttttatttaattggtcCTTTTGTGTGTGGGTAGATCCAGTTTGTGCTAGCTGCCAGCTGGGATGTATGAATATAAACATTtacaaagttttttttattttaatttttaatgccTTTTACCTGTTGCCTTTGCACACAACACTAACTTCTAGCTTTGCCATAAATTCATTCTAATATAGTCAAAAGACATCGTCATAGTATACCAATACGCCATGCATTATATTCTACCATTTCATaacaaaaggagaaaaataatatggagtAAAGAAATAGAAAAGCAGAGTAGTTAATTAAACGCTATAAAAAAATGTCAAATTATTAGGTGATTATGTCGTTTTAGATACACCAAGCAATCATCATTATTAGGATCTCCCATGCTTTTGACTTTGGAGACTCCAGCTATGTTAAAGTAATCATCACGATTATTGATTAACAAGTAttcctttttttaaaaagaaattcaaaaatatattctacTAGAACTTAAGAATTTGCTATCATTATTGGAAGGGGTTATTAAGCGtatactaattaattagtatatGAAACCCTTCATACACTAATGAGGAGTCATTGTAGTCACTTTCCATGGCCTCTCATGCATTTGAACTTTGGgatctcttttagttttagacTTTTAAGTGACTTTAACTGCATCATAATTAATCAAAGCATTGATAAACAATATAGAAGGTAAATAAAGACAAAAGTACAGAAGAATGATAACTGAAATGGTGTGAACTTTTTAGGCTCTAGCCAAGTTCAAATAACGAAAGTGATCTATTAGGcaggaagaaaacaaaaaaaatagggaGATGACTGGGACTGTAATCCAATGTTGTTCCAAGAACGCGAACATGAGTTGAGGCAAACAATAATCTTGATAAGGTAGCCTCCATGTATTACTGCAGCATTCTGTTGGAAAATTAAGTGTACGGTCATACCGgtgttttagtaatttttaactgttgatcttaattataaaaaatatatataatatataattaagatcaacTGTTAAAAATCACTAATACACCAGTACCACGATACACTTGAAAATCTTTCCATTTTGTTATGTTCTGTGCCTAGCATATTCAATTCTACCTGCCGTACTTGTACTGCTTTTTGTTGCAGGGTAGAAATCTTAGAATTGTGTTGTGTTGTGATGCAACATAAAAATACCGAAAAGTTTTCAAGTATACTGATACACTGGTGTTTCAGTAATTTTTAATCGTTGAtcttgattatatatattatatataacttttataattaagatcaacagttaaaaataactaaaacacCGATATACTAGTacacttgaaaatttttcaaaaatacttattttttcaTCTCTCTTTTAAGGTTActaattttattaagaaaaatactAGAGGGCCAGCAATATTTGGGATTTATAGCCATCAAATAGTCATCAATAAGgcttttaatggtgtgagattaatgtgagatttcatccaatggctcactcTTCTTTgatggttacatgctggccagaatttgataaaattgctgacccctagactttttcttttaGTAATTTGAATGTATTGTATATTTGAAGTTCCATTTATGTGCATAATTGGCCTTACAATGAATTTTCTTTAGCATTAATGAGCTCTTGGCTATAATAACATGCATTCAAttataaaaatcccaagttgtaCGTAAAAGGTTGCCACTTCAATTATTTGTTTCTTTATCTAAGAAGTAAACAAACAAATCAATCCTCCACAGACCATAAACAATAATGCAGAGAAAGTAACGTGAAAGAATATAGATTGATGGACAAATGTATATTTTGAATATGATGACTAAAGCTAGATTTGAACATTCAGAAAGTCTGCATTGTAAGTATCAGGCACGTCTCTAACTTGAAGTAAAAGGTCACTAATAAGTGAAGGCTAAAGTCATTATGTGAGAGTAATTTGAAGCTAATCAAGCTTGCTGATTCTTGGAATCTACCAAGTTGCTAGCATCATGGCCATTGAAGTACAGATAGGTATTTTTACCGGAGGATGTAGTAGTAAGCAGGTTAGAAAAACCAGTGTACTTTCCATCCAACTTTGATAAACATATCTCTGCAATAAAGCGAAAGAGATCATGTTCTTGCACAAAAGACTGGGCTGCATATTCTTCAATAGGCATCCACTGAattcaaagaaagaaaagtaaCATTAGAGTGTTTAAATTGTGAACTCCACTGAAAATGAATTTCATTTCAATTGACCAAAGCATATATATACCTTAGATGCCACAATTTCTGAAGCCTGACTATGGATGTCAAAGGAGAGAGGACGTAACATGGAAACAAAGAACATATCTGACTTTTGGAAGAACGATTTGTGGCTTTGCCTGGTAATCattccaaaaagaaaaacacagcGAATAAGAAGGCCGCCATACATATCATCAAATTAAGTTTTTGGACAGCAAAATGGTATGAACATGCAGATGCTGGTTGATGAAGTCTAATTTTCTTACCTGAATGCTAAGATTTCGACAAATTCTGTCTCTATCTGAAAGGATGATAAAAATCAGTGGCATTAGGATTCCATTGAAGTTTGTCAACATGGACATGGTAAGCAAAAGCAAGCCTCATAGTTTTTGTATGCTAGTAAACCACATTAAATTACTGAATAGTGAGtacttttgtttcttgttagcgTATAATTAGGATCCGTTAGTAtcacttataattttttttggtgactacttatatttatatagcataTTTGTGTATTTATTGTAGGATTTTGTTTGGAAAGGTACAATGTACAAGGGTGTATATAAGTGCTagagaatcaaaataataaaaacgtaatattctataataaatattcagatatgctaaataatgctaattgatcctaattatatgcTAACATTTctcaaatttaatttgtgtgCTATGTTGCTTACCCCTGTCTCTTCTTTCACTTCTCTAATTGCAGCTGCACATATGTCCTCACCctgcaaataaaattaaaatgtattaaGAAAAGTACAAACAcactttaaaaaatttcatgATTACATGAATAATCATTTTGTTTTACTTCATTAACAGTTCCTGTAGGCATCTTCCATATACCGGTGCCTTTGAATCTGCCACCAGTTTCTTGAACCACAAGCATCTATTCAAATGAAACAGGACAATTTATTCAGAAAATAAAGTACAACATATATAGGTTACCACTTCAAATACAAGACTTAGATAGACCCTGCCGCATAATTTTGACAAGTACACACGCTTACGTGTCAGCTTGTAGTGACATAATTGAAAGGAGAAGGACCAACATAATTTATGGTCTTTTAGATAGAAGTTTGAAGTTTGAATGGACCAAGTCAAGAGGAATCCAGAAAATgcaaaagtggaaaagaaagataaagaaagaTTGTTAGTACCTCcctgttgttgttgatgacaaAAGCACCAATACCAACACGGTGTGAAGCATTCTGTGGGATGGTATCAGGAGAATGAGGAATCCAGTATACAAGCATGAGGTGATCTGGTTCAGCATGGTGGTATCTGAATCCAGCCTTGACCGCAGTGTCAACAAGATTTGAATGTTTTATGGGAAGCTTAATCCACACGCCCTTCTTTCCCTGTTGGCTCCAATTCGAGATTGAAGCTTGCAACCAAGAACTGAAATTCAGAGGCTCTATAGGGTCCTCCACTTCCACGTTGACAACAACTCCGCCGTGTTTATCCTCTTCTGCTTTAAGCAATTCAATGCCTCCTTCTCCCATTTTCTGAGATTGTGTTGTTGGAATGAACACACCTTAAATGCAAAATTACCTTTTTATATACGATGAAGAATAATGGAAAATGAAGACCGTTGACACGACAGTTGAATAAGACTAACCTGCTCCGGGGGCTGGTGGTTGAGGTTCAGAGCCAAGAAGGTTCCTCGGTGGAAGAATTGAAGGCGCGGTGAAAAAGCACTGAAGTTGCTGAAAAaatgaatattattattataagatGAGATAGTCATATAAGGAAAGGGTAATTTGGTGAAAAACCTGTGTATCTACGTGTAAATGAAATTGAAGATTAGAATGAAGGGGAGAGGAAGAGAAGGACACGTTTTGGTGAACAGATGAAGATGAAACAGCGTCGAAATGAATGACCACCAACCACAATATTAAAAGAGCTACCATCATCAATGAAATTGAATGCCTTTTCCCGTTTCATTTTAGCtgcctctctctttctttcttaaaTAATCTCAAGCTTCATACAACACCCCAATACTCCCGCGTTTTGTTCTCTTATTTTATGAATACTATCACATCCACCTCCAATCAAATTTCTATGCATTTTCAGTTTTTAAATGGCTTCCCTCACGTTACATTTTTTAccaaatcaatatatatatatattatatttgtgtCTTGTACACCATTTTCATCTAAAATGAGAATTTCGCAAGAATTACTCCTTTACTATTgaatcaataaatttataataaaggTTGTGTAGGTTGTTCCAAGTTacctataatttaattaaaatattttaaatttaaatttaaaaataaaaatatattttttagaaattatatataataaataatattttaaaaataaaagtatttattaatttttttaacttttatatttttatataattaataatgttcgacaaaatttattttagtgtatatatttttgtcctcactcttaaaaaattaaaatttttttgttccgTCACTTTTGATAACCTCAAATCTaggatttttcattttgttgaagtgctccaaaaaaaatattaattaaaatacaaaaatataagtcTTTTTTTGGCAGTAGTAACTAGTATTCAAAATTTGTGGTTTCTTTAACTCAAAGCCTATCTATggtaaattattaaaacaaaaaatacttgAGAACACAGAACAGTACCTGAATTTGTGAGTATAATTGAGATAATttggttctttaattttctttaatcaaaatcttctaTATCCTTGATaaggatgaaaaaaaaaactacggAGGCGACTTTGATGTGTTAGAGACTAAAACCTTGAAgttactatttatatttgagtgtggCACCCATTAAACTCTAAAacccaaataaaataatatctctaaatttattctcatttaatttcaaatcaaaaataataatgacttCTTTAACTACAATAATTAAGAGCACCA comes from the Arachis duranensis cultivar V14167 chromosome 7, aradu.V14167.gnm2.J7QH, whole genome shotgun sequence genome and includes:
- the LOC107496190 gene encoding fasciclin-like arabinogalactan protein 2 — protein: MEKQGRVFFFSLTVTVLLFSLLSSTANGHNITRILASHPSLSTFNHYLTLTHLAAEINRRQTITVLALDNSAMSSLLDKHLSIGTLKNVLSLHVLVDYFGAKKLHQITNGTTLVSSMFQATGTAAGTAGYVNITNLKGGKVGFASEDNDGLHSFYVKSVQEIPYNISILEISSALSSAEAEAPTAAPSQINIINIMSKQGCKSFADLLRPSKALPTFQDSVDGGLTVFCPTDTAVSGFMPKYKNLTDAQKISVLLYHGVPVYQSLQMLKSNNGVMNTLATEGANKFDFTVQNDGEDVKLETKVDTASIVGTLIDQDPFVAYKISKVLMPRELFKGIQEEESDAPAESPKASKKGKKKKASPAADAPADGPESDSEDQKAADDNAADSNAARFGMLFFSLIIANLVL
- the LOC107496232 gene encoding nudix hydrolase 2 isoform X5 — protein: MKREKAFNFIDDGSSFNIVQLQCFFTAPSILPPRNLLGSEPQPPAPGAGVFIPTTQSQKMGEGGIELLKAEEDKHGGVVVNVEVEDPIEPLNFSSWLQASISNWSQQGKKGVWIKLPIKHSNLVDTAVKAGFRYHHAEPDHLMLVYWIPHSPDTIPQNASHRVGIGAFVINNNREMLVVQETGGRFKGTGIWKMPTGTVNEGEDICAAAIREVKEETGIETEFVEILAFRQSHKSFFQKSDMFFVSMLRPLSFDIHSQASEIVASKWMPIEEYAAQSFVQEHDLFRFIAEICLSKLDGKYTGFSNLLTTTSSGKNTYLYFNGHDASNLVDSKNQQA
- the LOC107496232 gene encoding nudix hydrolase 2 isoform X4 yields the protein MMVALLILWLVVIHFDAVSSSSVHQNVSFSSSPLHSNLQFHLHVDTQQLQCFFTAPSILPPRNLLGSEPQPPAPGAGVFIPTTQSQKMGEGGIELLKAEEDKHGGVVVNVEVEDPIEPLNFSSWLQASISNWSQQGKKGVWIKLPIKHSNLVDTAVKAGFRYHHAEPDHLMLVYWIPHSPDTIPQNASHRVGIGAFVINNNREGEDICAAAIREVKEETGIETEFVEILAFRQSHKSFFQKSDMFFVSMLRPLSFDIHSQASEIVASKWMPIEEYAAQSFVQEHDLFRFIAEICLSKLDGKYTGFSNLLTTTSSGKNTYLYFNGHDASNLVDSKNQQA
- the LOC107496232 gene encoding nudix hydrolase 2 isoform X3, whose product is MMVALLILWLVVIHFDAVSSSSVHQNQLQCFFTAPSILPPRNLLGSEPQPPAPGAGVFIPTTQSQKMGEGGIELLKAEEDKHGGVVVNVEVEDPIEPLNFSSWLQASISNWSQQGKKGVWIKLPIKHSNLVDTAVKAGFRYHHAEPDHLMLVYWIPHSPDTIPQNASHRVGIGAFVINNNREMLVVQETGGRFKGTGIWKMPTGTVNEGEDICAAAIREVKEETGIETEFVEILAFRQSHKSFFQKSDMFFVSMLRPLSFDIHSQASEIVASKWMPIEEYAAQSFVQEHDLFRFIAEICLSKLDGKYTGFSNLLTTTSSGKNTYLYFNGHDASNLVDSKNQQA
- the LOC107496232 gene encoding nudix hydrolase 2 isoform X1, translated to MMVALLILWLVVIHFDAVSSSSVHQNVSFSSSPLHSNLQFHLHVDTQQLQCFFTAPSILPPRNLLGSEPQPPAPGAGVFIPTTQSQKMGEGGIELLKAEEDKHGGVVVNVEVEDPIEPLNFSSWLQASISNWSQQGKKGVWIKLPIKHSNLVDTAVKAGFRYHHAEPDHLMLVYWIPHSPDTIPQNASHRVGIGAFVINNNREMLVVQETGGRFKGTGIWKMPTGTVNEGEDICAAAIREVKEETGIETEFVEILAFRQSHKSFFQKSDMFFVSMLRPLSFDIHSQASEIVASKWMPIEEYAAQSFVQEHDLFRFIAEICLSKLDGKYTGFSNLLTTTSSGKNTYLYFNGHDASNLVDSKNQQA
- the LOC107496232 gene encoding nudix hydrolase 2 isoform X2; protein product: MMVALLILWLVVIHFDAVSSSSVHQNVSFSSSPLHSNLQFHLHQLQCFFTAPSILPPRNLLGSEPQPPAPGAGVFIPTTQSQKMGEGGIELLKAEEDKHGGVVVNVEVEDPIEPLNFSSWLQASISNWSQQGKKGVWIKLPIKHSNLVDTAVKAGFRYHHAEPDHLMLVYWIPHSPDTIPQNASHRVGIGAFVINNNREMLVVQETGGRFKGTGIWKMPTGTVNEGEDICAAAIREVKEETGIETEFVEILAFRQSHKSFFQKSDMFFVSMLRPLSFDIHSQASEIVASKWMPIEEYAAQSFVQEHDLFRFIAEICLSKLDGKYTGFSNLLTTTSSGKNTYLYFNGHDASNLVDSKNQQA